In Persicimonas caeni, a single window of DNA contains:
- the pstA gene encoding phosphate ABC transporter permease PstA, whose translation MKKDERKGGALAEKLFEYVCLAAVIIPLALLAVLVIDTAIDGVQRLDWEFITSFPSRNPGEAGIYPAVVGSILLVGLTAVLAVPIGVGAAIYLEEYADSGWLSNLIEVNIANLAGVPSVIYGLLGLEVFVRVVGMGRSLLAGSATMALLVLPIVIMASREALRTVPYDLREACYGLGSTRWQAIRQVVLPMAMPGILTGTILSISRAIGETAPLLVVGALTYMTFLPEGLTDPFTVLPIQIFNWVSRPQEEFVINAAAGIVVLLAVMMLLNAVAIVLRNKLQKRNG comes from the coding sequence ATGAAGAAAGACGAACGAAAAGGCGGCGCGCTCGCCGAAAAGCTCTTTGAATACGTCTGCTTGGCAGCCGTGATCATTCCGCTGGCCCTGCTGGCGGTGTTGGTCATCGACACCGCCATCGACGGAGTCCAACGCCTCGACTGGGAGTTCATCACCAGCTTCCCGTCGCGCAACCCGGGCGAGGCCGGCATCTACCCGGCGGTCGTCGGCAGCATCTTGCTGGTTGGTCTGACCGCCGTGCTCGCCGTGCCCATCGGCGTCGGTGCGGCCATCTACCTCGAGGAGTACGCCGACTCCGGTTGGCTGTCGAACCTCATCGAGGTCAATATCGCCAACTTGGCCGGCGTGCCGTCGGTTATCTACGGATTGCTGGGCCTCGAAGTCTTCGTGCGCGTGGTCGGTATGGGCCGCAGCCTGTTGGCCGGCTCGGCGACGATGGCGCTTTTGGTGCTACCGATCGTCATCATGGCTTCGCGCGAGGCGCTCCGCACAGTGCCCTACGACCTCCGCGAGGCGTGTTACGGCCTGGGCTCGACGCGCTGGCAGGCGATCCGCCAGGTGGTCCTGCCCATGGCGATGCCCGGCATTTTGACCGGCACGATCCTGTCGATCTCTCGCGCCATCGGTGAGACCGCCCCGCTTTTGGTCGTCGGCGCGCTGACCTACATGACCTTTCTTCCCGAAGGGCTTACTGACCCGTTTACGGTGCTGCCCATCCAGATCTTCAACTGGGTGTCCCGCCCTCAGGAAGAGTTTGTTATCAACGCGGCAGCCGGCATCGTGGTGCTGCTCGCCGTGATGATGTTGCTCAACGCCGTGGCCATCGTGCTGCGTAACAAGTTGCAGAAGCGAAACGGCTAA
- the pstC gene encoding phosphate ABC transporter permease subunit PstC: MALLACGALSILTTLGILSVLAVETWEFFQEVSPLEYFGDTQWTPLFLDKHFGVWPLITGTLLTSAIAISVALPFGLLAAIYLSEFASPRARQILKPALEILAGVPTIVYGFFALIVLTPFLQTFIPGLAGFNALSPGIIMGIMIIPMISSLSEDAIYAVPNSLREAAYGLGAGKLQTIFRVVLPSARSGILAATTLAISRAIGETMIVTVAAGMQPQLTFDPRVPIETMTAYIVQVSMGDVPTGSLEYKTIFVVGATLFAMTFVMNMISQLMARRSRM; the protein is encoded by the coding sequence ATGGCGCTCCTCGCCTGCGGTGCTCTCTCGATCCTGACGACTCTGGGCATCTTGTCGGTTCTGGCCGTCGAGACCTGGGAGTTCTTTCAGGAAGTGTCGCCGCTGGAGTATTTCGGCGACACCCAGTGGACGCCCCTGTTCTTGGACAAGCACTTCGGGGTCTGGCCGCTGATCACCGGCACGCTGTTGACCTCGGCGATCGCCATTTCGGTCGCCCTGCCCTTCGGGCTGCTCGCCGCCATCTACCTGAGCGAGTTTGCCTCACCGCGTGCGCGCCAGATTCTGAAACCGGCGCTCGAGATCTTGGCGGGTGTCCCCACGATCGTGTACGGCTTCTTCGCCCTCATCGTGCTGACCCCGTTTTTGCAGACGTTCATCCCGGGGCTGGCCGGATTCAACGCACTGAGCCCGGGCATCATCATGGGGATCATGATCATCCCGATGATCTCCTCGCTCAGCGAAGACGCCATCTACGCAGTGCCCAACAGCCTGCGCGAAGCCGCTTACGGGCTGGGCGCCGGCAAGCTGCAGACGATCTTTCGCGTCGTGCTCCCCTCGGCGCGCTCGGGCATCCTCGCGGCGACCACCCTGGCCATTTCCCGGGCGATCGGTGAGACGATGATCGTGACGGTGGCTGCCGGTATGCAGCCGCAGTTGACCTTCGATCCGCGCGTGCCCATCGAGACGATGACCGCCTACATTGTGCAGGTCAGCATGGGTGACGTTCCCACCGGCAGCTTGGAATACAAGACCATTTTCGTCGTCGGAGCGACCCTGTTCGCCATGACGTTTGTCATGAACATGATCAGTCAACTTATGGCGCGACGCTCCCGGATGTAA
- a CDS encoding PstS family phosphate ABC transporter substrate-binding protein: MKLKTLLTLLLAAGLITAAGCKNDNGEGGEAASDDGSIIKVDGSSTVYPIQEAMAEEFQKNSDARVTIGVSGTGGGFQKFCNKETVLTGASRPVKQSEIEKCKKAGVEFVELPVAYDGITVIIHPDNDWADTMTVDELNTIWGPEAQGKITKWSQVRDGWPDQDIQLFAPGTASGTFDYFTQAINGEEQASRGDFSPSEDDHVIVTGVSRSKNALGFLGYAYYDENRDKLKAVEIKASDDAKAVAPSMETIANGTYTPLSRPLFIYVRKDALENNKHLKDFIDFYMTKGSKLVKEVGFIPLPEKAYTLAKERADSLTTGTVFTGGSKVGVTVEELLKAEGGDEAAEAAPAEDGEAKAEADGKNAAEGTKAAAEENAEAGDKAEKAAKAEEAAE, from the coding sequence ATGAAGCTTAAAACTCTGCTGACACTCCTCCTAGCTGCCGGTTTGATCACCGCGGCTGGTTGCAAGAACGACAATGGCGAAGGCGGCGAGGCCGCTTCCGACGATGGTTCCATCATCAAGGTCGACGGCTCGAGCACGGTCTACCCGATCCAAGAAGCGATGGCCGAGGAGTTCCAGAAGAACAGCGATGCACGAGTGACCATCGGTGTCTCGGGCACCGGCGGCGGATTCCAGAAGTTCTGCAACAAAGAAACGGTGCTCACCGGCGCCTCGCGCCCGGTCAAGCAGAGCGAAATCGAGAAGTGCAAGAAAGCCGGCGTCGAGTTCGTCGAGCTTCCGGTCGCCTACGACGGCATCACCGTCATCATCCACCCGGATAACGACTGGGCCGACACGATGACCGTCGACGAGCTCAACACCATCTGGGGCCCGGAGGCGCAGGGCAAGATCACCAAGTGGAGCCAAGTCCGCGACGGCTGGCCCGACCAGGACATCCAACTCTTCGCCCCCGGCACCGCCTCGGGCACCTTCGACTACTTCACCCAAGCGATCAACGGTGAGGAGCAGGCTAGCCGCGGCGACTTCAGCCCCTCCGAAGACGACCACGTCATCGTCACGGGCGTCTCGCGCAGCAAGAACGCGCTCGGCTTTTTGGGCTACGCCTACTACGACGAGAACCGCGACAAGCTCAAGGCGGTCGAAATCAAGGCCTCCGATGACGCCAAGGCCGTCGCTCCGAGCATGGAGACGATCGCCAACGGCACCTACACCCCCCTGTCGCGCCCGCTGTTCATCTACGTGCGCAAAGACGCGCTCGAGAACAACAAGCACCTCAAAGACTTCATCGACTTCTACATGACCAAAGGCTCCAAGCTGGTCAAAGAGGTCGGATTCATCCCGCTGCCCGAGAAGGCCTACACGCTGGCCAAGGAGCGCGCCGACAGCCTGACCACGGGCACCGTCTTCACCGGCGGTTCCAAAGTGGGCGTGACCGTCGAAGAGCTTCTGAAAGCCGAAGGTGGCGACGAGGCTGCTGAAGCAGCCCCGGCCGAAGACGGTGAGGCCAAGGCCGAAGCCGACGGCAAGAATGCCGCCGAGGGCACCAAAGCAGCCGCTGAAGAGAACGCCGAAGCTGGCGACAAAGCCGAAAAGGCTGCCAAAGCCGAGGAAGCAGCTGAATGA
- a CDS encoding porin — protein MYPDVCLVCPKRLTRSLVVLLALLFVSSSASAQGNDPKETVESNDAQSTGVAGYDDGFFIAGQLDETDDDGNEKTRHFRLEIGGRLQTQYDLLIAEEGEDLDLARSRFLIRRARLNVTGHFVSPDFTYAMQAAFDRGNPELLDYFVNYAFEPGTFEGRLGQWRVPFLRTEINSSGSLLLVDRSLTTSVFGEGFDAGMGIHNNYKKSPPFEWFFGVFNGTQTDLEVVSFDDANTPTFFYPSVVGRVAYNYGDIKGYSTGDLKGGPLRFSLGASGMTQFGLQRDNESATKATVDYILKAHGFSTSGAFMLATNQDGEALTDQNLFVTGLFVQAGYFLSEMIQPAARYSRVDYEGDDELVHEALGGLNVYFWGHSLKWQTDAGAIIVETPNDTDTAYRLRTQLTLSF, from the coding sequence ATGTATCCGGATGTATGCCTTGTGTGCCCCAAGCGCCTCACCCGATCTCTGGTGGTGCTGCTCGCCCTTCTCTTCGTCAGTTCGTCCGCCTCGGCTCAGGGAAATGATCCCAAAGAGACCGTCGAGTCGAACGACGCTCAATCCACCGGCGTTGCTGGTTACGACGACGGTTTCTTCATCGCCGGTCAACTCGACGAAACCGACGATGACGGCAACGAAAAGACCCGCCATTTCCGCCTCGAGATCGGCGGTCGACTGCAGACGCAATACGACCTTCTGATTGCCGAGGAGGGCGAAGATCTCGACCTGGCCCGGTCGCGCTTTCTTATTCGCCGCGCACGCCTCAATGTCACGGGCCACTTCGTAAGCCCGGATTTCACCTACGCCATGCAGGCCGCTTTCGACCGTGGCAACCCCGAATTGCTCGACTACTTTGTGAACTACGCCTTCGAGCCGGGCACCTTTGAAGGGCGCCTGGGTCAATGGCGCGTGCCGTTTCTTCGCACCGAGATCAACTCCAGCGGCTCGCTTCTTCTGGTCGACCGATCGTTGACGACGAGCGTGTTCGGCGAAGGGTTCGACGCAGGCATGGGCATTCACAACAACTACAAGAAGTCGCCCCCCTTCGAGTGGTTCTTCGGCGTGTTCAACGGCACACAGACCGACCTCGAAGTGGTCTCGTTCGACGATGCGAACACGCCCACCTTCTTCTACCCGTCGGTCGTCGGCCGCGTGGCCTACAACTACGGAGATATCAAAGGCTATAGCACCGGCGATTTGAAAGGAGGACCGCTACGCTTTTCGCTGGGGGCCAGCGGCATGACCCAGTTCGGACTGCAGCGTGACAACGAGTCCGCCACGAAGGCCACGGTGGACTATATCCTGAAGGCACACGGTTTCTCGACCAGCGGAGCCTTCATGCTCGCCACCAACCAAGATGGCGAAGCGCTGACCGACCAGAACCTGTTCGTGACCGGCCTCTTCGTGCAGGCAGGCTATTTCCTCAGTGAAATGATTCAGCCCGCTGCACGTTACAGTCGCGTCGACTACGAGGGAGACGACGAGCTCGTCCACGAAGCCCTCGGTGGCCTCAATGTCTATTTCTGGGGACACAGTCTCAAATGGCAGACCGACGCAGGCGCAATCATCGTCGAGACGCCCAACGACACGGACACGGCTTATCGCCTGCGCACGCAGCTGACACTTTCATTCTGA
- a CDS encoding sensor histidine kinase — protein sequence MRAKLFLVSLVLMAVVGLSSAAYLENALRGWLVSRIESELKHSARAADALLVSAIDADDPSNIAAIDPLADRMGEATDSRVTVIRTDGVVLGDSELSVDEVNAVENHANRPEIQEALTSGIGVSQRYSTTVDKKMMYVALPFRTEKVRGVVRASVPLREVDDSVETLRWMIFVASLLGLGVAIFMSGLASHLLARTLRKLVNYARSISRGESSGRPPLDESDEIVSGLTGSMTRLSDELSRTVDELARERDRFEAVLENMSEAVVAVDDERRVTLVNRAAVELLELQSNPVGRPLVEVVRAPGLQKLLDASEKGRPGGEEFEVAVSSTKLVLAQASPRQETVGTVVVMHDVTELRRLETMRRDFVANVSHELRTPVSIIRATAETLQEGALDDPKHAKRFLDALIRNSERLGRLISDLLDISRIEAGEYALEAGELPLQRAAERAVDAVAAHAASRSIDISIDITDDLCAVADANALDQVLLNLVGNAVKYSHEGGQVSIRGRSLDEHVVLEVVDDGPGIPAAHRDRIFERFYRVDSGRSREVGGTGLGLSIVKHLVTSMNGQIGYKAATPRGSIFWFTLPAC from the coding sequence GTGCGGGCAAAACTCTTCTTGGTCTCGCTTGTGCTGATGGCCGTCGTCGGTCTGTCGAGCGCGGCCTATCTGGAGAATGCCCTTCGTGGCTGGCTCGTCTCGCGTATTGAGAGCGAGCTCAAGCACAGCGCACGCGCTGCCGATGCTCTGCTCGTCTCGGCGATTGACGCCGACGACCCCTCCAACATCGCCGCCATCGATCCTCTCGCCGACCGTATGGGCGAGGCGACCGATTCGCGGGTGACCGTGATTCGCACCGACGGCGTTGTCCTTGGCGACTCCGAGTTGTCGGTCGACGAGGTCAATGCGGTCGAAAACCACGCCAATCGCCCCGAAATCCAAGAGGCCCTCACCTCCGGGATCGGCGTCTCTCAGCGCTACAGCACCACCGTCGACAAAAAGATGATGTACGTCGCCCTGCCCTTCCGCACCGAGAAGGTGCGCGGGGTGGTCCGTGCATCGGTGCCACTTCGAGAGGTCGACGACAGCGTCGAGACGCTGCGCTGGATGATCTTCGTCGCCTCACTGCTCGGCCTGGGCGTGGCGATCTTCATGAGCGGACTCGCCTCCCACCTTCTGGCGCGCACCCTGCGCAAGCTGGTCAACTACGCGCGCAGCATTTCGCGCGGAGAATCGAGCGGCCGTCCGCCGTTGGACGAGAGCGACGAGATCGTCAGCGGGCTGACCGGCTCGATGACCCGGCTCTCCGACGAGCTGAGCCGGACGGTCGACGAACTCGCACGGGAGCGGGACCGCTTCGAAGCCGTCTTGGAAAATATGAGTGAGGCGGTCGTGGCCGTCGATGACGAACGGCGAGTCACCCTGGTCAACCGCGCGGCGGTCGAACTTCTCGAGCTCCAGAGCAACCCGGTCGGACGTCCTCTCGTCGAAGTGGTACGCGCCCCCGGACTCCAGAAGTTGCTCGATGCCTCCGAAAAGGGCCGTCCGGGCGGTGAGGAGTTCGAGGTCGCCGTGTCGTCGACCAAGCTTGTGCTCGCGCAAGCATCCCCTCGCCAAGAGACCGTCGGCACCGTCGTCGTCATGCACGACGTGACCGAGCTTCGCCGCCTCGAGACGATGCGCCGCGACTTTGTGGCCAATGTCTCACACGAGCTGCGCACCCCGGTGAGCATCATTCGGGCCACCGCCGAGACCCTTCAAGAGGGGGCGCTCGACGACCCCAAGCACGCCAAGCGTTTTCTGGATGCGTTGATCCGTAACTCCGAGCGCCTCGGCCGACTCATCTCCGATCTACTCGATATCTCGCGTATCGAAGCCGGCGAGTACGCCCTCGAGGCCGGCGAGCTGCCGTTGCAACGCGCCGCCGAGCGCGCGGTTGATGCGGTGGCCGCTCACGCCGCATCGCGAAGCATCGACATCAGTATCGACATCACCGACGACTTGTGCGCCGTCGCCGACGCCAACGCCCTCGACCAAGTCTTGCTCAACCTCGTCGGCAACGCCGTCAAGTACAGCCACGAGGGCGGCCAGGTGAGCATCCGCGGCCGAAGCCTCGACGAGCACGTCGTGCTCGAAGTGGTCGACGACGGCCCCGGCATTCCTGCCGCCCACCGCGACCGCATCTTCGAACGGTTCTACCGGGTCGATTCCGGTCGCTCCCGCGAAGTCGGCGGCACCGGGCTGGGACTTTCGATCGTCAAACACCTGGTGACCAGCATGAACGGACAGATCGGCTACAAAGCGGCCACTCCCCGCGGCTCGATCTTCTGGTTCACCCTCCCCGCCTGCTGA
- a CDS encoding response regulator, whose protein sequence is MAETILIVDDEQDLVNTLEYNLEREGYETRSALNAADALELLDREPDFDLVILDLMLPDMSGTEVCRKIRQTAETAETPVLMLTAKGEEIDRVVGFEVGADDYVVKPFSVRELTLRIRAILRRSNHAEEPEEVGDELEFGNVSVDVPGHRVWVDDEEIRLTALEFKLLTTFMRRKGRVQTREVLLSDVWDINADVMTRTVDTHVKRLREKLGSAGDYIETIRGVGYRFKARPDKWVT, encoded by the coding sequence ATGGCCGAGACCATCCTGATTGTCGACGACGAACAAGACCTCGTAAATACGCTCGAGTACAACTTGGAGCGAGAGGGCTACGAGACGCGCAGCGCGCTCAACGCCGCCGACGCTCTCGAGTTGCTCGATCGCGAGCCGGACTTCGACCTCGTCATCCTCGACCTGATGCTGCCCGATATGTCGGGCACCGAGGTGTGCCGCAAGATTCGCCAGACCGCGGAGACCGCCGAGACGCCTGTGCTCATGCTGACCGCCAAGGGCGAAGAGATCGACCGGGTGGTCGGCTTCGAGGTCGGCGCCGACGACTATGTGGTCAAGCCGTTCAGCGTGCGTGAGCTGACGCTGCGCATTCGCGCAATCCTGCGTCGTTCCAACCACGCCGAGGAACCCGAAGAAGTCGGGGACGAGCTCGAATTCGGCAACGTTAGCGTCGACGTGCCCGGCCATCGGGTGTGGGTCGACGACGAGGAAATCCGCCTGACCGCCCTGGAGTTCAAGCTGCTCACCACTTTCATGCGTCGCAAGGGGCGCGTGCAGACTCGTGAGGTGCTCCTCTCGGACGTCTGGGACATCAACGCCGACGTGATGACCCGTACGGTCGACACCCACGTCAAACGTCTTCGCGAGAAGCTCGGCTCGGCCGGCGACTATATCGAGACGATCCGCGGGGTCGGGTATCGGTTCAAGGCGCGGCCGGATAAGTGGGTTACTTAG
- a CDS encoding NAD(P)/FAD-dependent oxidoreductase, with product MRDILIAGGGPAGLAAGIRAAQLGLDCAIIEPKPAPIDKACGEGLMPAALERLEALGVRDIDGHPFAGIRYVDAYDPARTATGDFARPGLGVRRTELHRRLSQAADRAGVERIQGHVDQVDQRASHVSAAGHLARYLIAADGLHSQIRRQLDVALEPRRPSRFGVRRHFRRPPWCDRVEVHWGSRGEAYVTPVGPETVGVAFLVPDGGRFDELLDHFPVLAARIHGAESVSKARGGGPFEQRVERRVVGRVLLVGDAAGYLDPLTGEGVALGVATACAAVEAIAADAPHAYERRYRSLTREYYWMTGLLLEISRRRWLHGTMIDMLDRVPPLFDGCLALLGGRARN from the coding sequence ATGCGCGACATCTTGATAGCCGGAGGGGGCCCCGCGGGACTTGCGGCAGGGATTCGCGCCGCCCAACTCGGCCTGGACTGCGCGATCATCGAGCCCAAGCCTGCGCCTATCGACAAGGCGTGCGGCGAGGGCCTGATGCCCGCCGCGCTCGAGCGGCTCGAGGCGCTGGGCGTCCGAGACATCGACGGCCATCCGTTCGCGGGCATTCGCTACGTCGACGCCTATGATCCCGCCCGCACCGCCACCGGAGATTTCGCACGCCCTGGCCTCGGCGTGCGGCGCACCGAACTGCATCGGCGTCTGTCCCAAGCCGCCGACCGCGCCGGCGTCGAGCGCATCCAGGGCCACGTCGACCAGGTCGACCAACGCGCCAGCCACGTGTCGGCCGCCGGCCACCTCGCTCGCTACCTCATCGCCGCCGACGGGCTCCACTCCCAAATACGCCGACAACTCGACGTCGCGCTCGAGCCGCGCCGCCCCTCGCGCTTCGGCGTGCGCCGCCACTTCCGGCGCCCTCCTTGGTGTGACCGCGTCGAGGTCCACTGGGGCAGCCGCGGCGAAGCGTATGTGACCCCTGTGGGCCCCGAAACAGTCGGGGTCGCCTTCTTAGTGCCCGACGGTGGCCGCTTCGACGAGCTCCTCGACCACTTCCCGGTGCTCGCCGCACGCATTCACGGCGCCGAGAGTGTCTCCAAAGCGCGTGGAGGCGGCCCCTTCGAGCAACGCGTCGAGCGCCGGGTGGTCGGGCGTGTGCTTCTTGTGGGCGACGCCGCCGGCTATCTCGACCCGCTCACCGGCGAGGGCGTCGCGCTGGGCGTCGCCACGGCCTGCGCGGCGGTCGAAGCAATCGCAGCCGACGCTCCCCATGCCTACGAACGCCGCTACCGCTCATTGACCCGCGAGTATTACTGGATGACAGGGCTTCTGCTCGAAATCTCGCGCCGACGTTGGCTCCACGGCACGATGATCGATATGCTCGACCGGGTGCCGCCGCTCTTCGATGGGTGCTTGGCGTTGCTGGGAGGCCGCGCGAGGAATTGA
- a CDS encoding type III polyketide synthase — protein sequence MTSPSKHTDAPAVAGVGVAFPPHRVDQAEARQALCALWDAHGVDYDGEWVDYFFDAVGVETRHLALAPHRYAEFRDFGTANNHFIEVASELGERAIADALEAAGVSSDDLDAIFFTTVTGVASPSIDAKIINKMKLPRTIQRTPMFGLGCVGGAAGVARMSEYLRAHPDHTAVLLSVELCSLTVERHETSIADYIAAALFADGAAAVVGVGADKANANGHDGARLVANHSAFYHDTEWVMGWEIDEHGFGLVLSGDLPEVIETELAAEVDAFLDGHNLGRADIRTWISHPGGPKVLQAIESALSLEDDELESAWRSLSQVGNMSSASVLHVLQQEIDRDMELPAVLMAMGPGFSAEFVLLG from the coding sequence ATGACAAGCCCATCCAAGCATACAGATGCTCCAGCCGTCGCAGGCGTGGGCGTCGCCTTTCCGCCCCACCGGGTCGACCAAGCCGAGGCCCGACAGGCGCTTTGCGCGCTGTGGGATGCGCACGGTGTCGACTACGACGGTGAGTGGGTCGACTACTTCTTCGACGCCGTCGGCGTCGAGACCCGCCACTTGGCGCTCGCTCCGCATCGCTATGCCGAGTTTCGCGACTTCGGCACGGCCAACAACCACTTCATCGAGGTGGCGAGCGAGCTGGGTGAGCGCGCGATCGCAGACGCACTCGAGGCGGCCGGTGTGTCCAGCGACGATCTCGACGCGATCTTCTTTACCACCGTGACCGGGGTCGCCAGCCCGAGCATCGACGCCAAGATCATCAACAAGATGAAGCTTCCGCGCACCATCCAGCGCACCCCGATGTTCGGGTTGGGTTGCGTGGGCGGCGCTGCGGGCGTGGCGCGCATGTCCGAGTATCTTCGCGCGCACCCGGACCACACTGCGGTGCTCCTGTCGGTCGAGCTGTGCTCGCTTACGGTCGAGCGCCACGAAACCTCCATCGCCGACTATATCGCCGCGGCGCTCTTCGCCGACGGAGCCGCCGCCGTGGTGGGGGTGGGCGCCGACAAAGCCAACGCCAACGGTCACGACGGGGCACGCCTGGTCGCCAACCACAGCGCCTTCTATCACGACACCGAGTGGGTGATGGGCTGGGAGATCGACGAGCACGGCTTCGGGCTGGTGCTCTCGGGCGATCTGCCCGAGGTCATCGAGACCGAACTCGCCGCCGAGGTCGACGCTTTTTTGGACGGCCACAACCTCGGCCGTGCCGACATCCGGACTTGGATCTCACACCCGGGAGGTCCGAAGGTGCTCCAGGCAATCGAGTCGGCGCTATCCCTCGAAGACGATGAACTCGAGAGCGCATGGCGCTCGCTCTCCCAGGTCGGCAACATGTCGAGCGCCTCGGTGCTGCATGTGCTCCAACAGGAGATTGATCGCGACATGGAGTTGCCGGCGGTGCTCATGGCGATGGGCCCCGGGTTTTCGGCGGAGTTTGTGTTGTTGGGTTAG
- a CDS encoding nicotinate phosphoribosyltransferase: MTDLIQTVKNPLGALGSIYTDQYELTMAQGYFKSGKYEQQACFDYFFRKVPCDGGYVVFSGLDTLLEVLSDLCFDDEAIAYLAEQGFANDFLEHLRAFRFEAEVLAPREGELVFPFEPVVRVRGGLLEAQIVESALLNVLNFESLIATKASRLREAAGPDKKVIDFGLRRAQGFAGMQLSRAAVVGGCDSTSNVFAGYRDGIPITGTQAHSWIQSFDTELEAFRTYADAFPEKCILLVDTYDTLESGVPNAITVGKEMEERGERLDGIRLDSGDLAWLAKRARKMLDDAGLDYVKIAASNQLDEHVIKSLLDQDAPIDAFGVGTRLVTSYDCPALDGVYKLSQVDDKPRLKLSESRVKVNFPGHKQVLRLIDEQGMFYGDCVVVDGQTEPDHMHHPFDDDKHVAIEGFDNETLLRPVMNDGEVLVDRPSAHDAAAYAQERLDRLPGEHKRFQNPHVYKVGLSEQMRDLRDRTLQTARKTHLNEDR, from the coding sequence ATGACCGATCTCATTCAAACTGTCAAAAACCCGCTCGGCGCCCTCGGCTCCATCTACACGGACCAATACGAACTGACGATGGCGCAGGGCTACTTCAAGTCGGGCAAGTACGAGCAACAAGCTTGCTTCGACTACTTCTTTCGCAAGGTGCCATGTGACGGAGGCTATGTCGTCTTCTCGGGGCTCGACACGCTCCTCGAGGTTCTGAGCGATCTTTGCTTCGACGACGAGGCGATCGCCTACCTCGCCGAACAGGGATTCGCGAACGACTTCCTCGAACATCTGCGTGCGTTTCGCTTCGAGGCCGAGGTGCTCGCCCCTCGCGAGGGCGAATTGGTCTTTCCCTTCGAGCCAGTCGTGCGAGTACGCGGAGGTTTGCTCGAGGCACAGATTGTCGAATCGGCCCTGCTCAACGTGCTCAACTTCGAGTCGTTGATCGCCACCAAAGCGTCGCGGCTTCGCGAAGCGGCCGGCCCCGACAAGAAGGTGATCGACTTCGGGCTTCGCCGCGCCCAGGGATTTGCAGGCATGCAATTGAGCCGTGCGGCGGTCGTCGGCGGATGCGACTCGACCTCCAACGTCTTCGCAGGCTATCGCGACGGGATCCCGATCACGGGCACCCAGGCGCACTCTTGGATTCAGAGCTTCGACACCGAGTTGGAGGCGTTTCGAACCTACGCCGACGCGTTCCCCGAAAAGTGCATCCTTCTCGTCGACACCTACGACACCCTCGAAAGTGGCGTGCCCAACGCGATCACGGTGGGCAAAGAGATGGAGGAGCGCGGCGAGCGCCTCGACGGCATCCGACTCGACAGTGGGGACCTGGCGTGGCTGGCCAAGCGCGCCCGCAAGATGCTCGACGACGCCGGCCTCGACTACGTCAAGATCGCGGCGTCCAACCAGCTCGACGAGCACGTGATCAAGTCGCTGCTCGACCAAGACGCCCCCATCGACGCTTTCGGCGTGGGGACCCGGCTGGTCACCTCTTACGATTGTCCGGCCCTCGACGGCGTCTACAAGTTGAGTCAGGTCGACGACAAGCCACGCCTCAAGCTCTCGGAGAGCCGAGTCAAAGTGAACTTCCCGGGGCACAAACAAGTGCTCCGGCTCATCGACGAGCAGGGGATGTTCTATGGTGATTGTGTCGTGGTCGATGGGCAAACCGAGCCCGACCACATGCACCACCCGTTCGACGACGACAAGCACGTGGCCATCGAGGGGTTCGACAATGAGACGCTGCTGCGGCCGGTGATGAACGACGGCGAGGTGCTCGTCGATCGACCGAGCGCACACGATGCGGCCGCGTACGCCCAAGAGCGCCTCGACCGATTGCCCGGCGAGCACAAGCGCTTTCAGAACCCGCATGTCTATAAGGTCGGCTTGAGCGAACAGATGCGCGATCTTCGCGATCGCACGCTCCAAACGGCCCGCAAAACCCATCTTAACGAAGACCGCTAG